One segment of Thermincola ferriacetica DNA contains the following:
- a CDS encoding 4Fe-4S dicluster domain-containing protein — MERQWEVNTYENEKGKFNLYPGLCKGCGLCIEKCPVKVIEWSKQLGFLGTPAVLPRMDGCIVCGTCQTVCPDAAIHIERFARKAPPMAAPVRETADPATHNKK; from the coding sequence ATGGAGAGACAATGGGAGGTTAATACTTATGAAAATGAAAAAGGTAAATTCAACCTTTACCCTGGTTTGTGTAAAGGCTGCGGTTTATGTATCGAAAAGTGCCCCGTCAAAGTTATTGAATGGTCAAAACAACTGGGATTCCTGGGGACACCGGCAGTCCTACCCAGAATGGATGGCTGTATTGTTTGCGGCACATGCCAAACCGTCTGCCCTGATGCCGCCATTCACATTGAACGCTTTGCCAGAAAAGCGCCTCCGATGGCCGCTCCTGTGCGAGAAACAGCCGACCCCGCCACCCATAATAAAAAATAG
- a CDS encoding O-antigen ligase family protein, giving the protein MHKVKHFLSDYISGENLLESASFILLLIIMAFPAIDYLLRNILSIPVLSSAWDELLLLAGLGLAVLHRFSDNQHQPAAAVNHAMLVFFLLGIAMVVMDLSTFAVNVEGFRAIYEYILFFYVGFYLAGKYPQTRTLLSVAMVVGGLIALYGIYQYIVGAPMPGRWVDAGEAVHTRAYSIVGSPNLLGSHMALLAPIGMGLFMSTKNKLNKIFWAVLTVIILTCLVLTLSRGAWLAFVGALGIMGIFYDKRILVVGLITVILAGLFVPTVKNRMSYLFSAEYMEKSAQSGRISRWLAAYDQMRTDPLFGVGMGHFGGAVAKRTYNSISVDNYYMGMLAETGLLGLGLFLYLIFIVLKKGFDAWKSLKAPEKRYLAAGILAGLLAIALHNGVENIFESPYLNSYFWTMSGLLVALSRAETDRSEPYEE; this is encoded by the coding sequence ATGCACAAAGTTAAACATTTCCTGTCAGATTACATATCGGGTGAAAACCTGCTGGAATCAGCTTCTTTTATCTTATTGCTGATTATAATGGCTTTTCCCGCCATTGATTACCTACTCCGAAATATTTTAAGCATCCCCGTTCTTTCCTCTGCGTGGGACGAGCTTTTGTTACTGGCCGGACTGGGCCTGGCAGTCCTGCATCGGTTCAGTGACAATCAGCATCAACCCGCTGCTGCCGTCAATCACGCTATGCTGGTTTTTTTTCTTTTGGGCATAGCAATGGTGGTCATGGATTTATCCACTTTCGCCGTGAACGTAGAAGGTTTCAGAGCAATTTACGAGTATATCCTGTTTTTTTATGTTGGATTTTACCTGGCCGGAAAATATCCGCAGACGCGGACTCTTTTGTCTGTAGCCATGGTAGTAGGCGGCCTTATCGCTCTTTACGGCATATATCAATATATCGTGGGAGCCCCCATGCCCGGTCGCTGGGTAGATGCCGGTGAAGCAGTTCATACCAGGGCTTATTCTATTGTGGGCAGCCCCAATCTGCTGGGCAGCCACATGGCGCTGCTGGCGCCAATTGGCATGGGACTGTTTATGAGTACAAAAAACAAACTTAATAAGATCTTTTGGGCAGTTTTGACCGTAATAATCCTGACCTGCCTGGTCCTTACCCTGTCAAGGGGTGCCTGGCTGGCCTTTGTCGGGGCGCTGGGGATTATGGGTATTTTCTATGATAAACGTATTTTGGTCGTTGGTCTGATAACGGTCATTCTGGCGGGGCTTTTTGTCCCGACTGTAAAAAACAGGATGTCCTACCTGTTCTCTGCTGAATACATGGAAAAAAGCGCTCAGAGCGGCCGGATCAGCAGGTGGCTGGCCGCCTACGACCAGATGCGCACAGACCCGCTATTCGGAGTCGGCATGGGACATTTCGGCGGCGCTGTGGCCAAAAGGACCTATAATTCAATTTCTGTAGACAATTATTACATGGGTATGCTTGCTGAAACGGGCCTTTTGGGCCTGGGCTTATTTTTGTATTTAATCTTCATCGTTTTAAAGAAAGGTTTTGATGCATGGAAAAGCTTGAAAGCCCCGGAAAAACGATATTTGGCCGCCGGAATCCTGGCCGGGCTACTCGCTATAGCTCTGCATAACGGGGTGGAAAACATTTTTGAAAGCCCATACCTGAATTCCTATTTCTGGACAATGTCAGGCCTGCTGGTGGCCTTATCCAGGGCCGAAACCGATAGGAGTGAACCATATGAAGAATAG
- the ocwA gene encoding outer cell wall terminal reductase A encodes MSKKAVKLGIILMIMLLATFTVGCSKEQAEKPADSGPAVAQNTEYVGDEACKTCHSDVHSAWSETSHGNFIKDVTKDPKALPGNFEGNYPKMLNFKAEDIQYVLLGKPGALKVQELVGKKGTFGVPADDYPVMWASWDAGKGEWEIEAEAIGEGTPWLSTCAGCHVTGLTVPTDKNPKAAKAFAGFGITCEQCHGPGAKHIKNPRGEKMVISYDAENCGQCHSRGDSVAKTPDGKPFGYPYNDEGQYVPGKKLADYYTVVSVEGDKEGKLFWPTKHAKNSHHLQYPEWLMTGHATALETLKGNGHAQDRCLKCHSAEAYLAKEGTTVTMNDAKLGVTCQVCHASHDPAATKEAFLRKPKTEICTQCHNAEGGIVAGKEVHHPHKEMNEGKIGLGFPDSPSVMYKAGVTCVDCHMPKTAGPKASHLMKVVMPKDGKANGMPDSCSSCHPGASQDYLQNVIDTWQNDIKGRLAKVKAKLDAKKAAANTQAYKEALTYYSIVAADGSNGVHNYDLAVKLLTAAEQKLQ; translated from the coding sequence GTGAGCAAAAAAGCTGTCAAACTCGGTATTATCCTTATGATTATGCTTCTTGCCACTTTCACTGTAGGCTGTAGCAAAGAGCAAGCTGAAAAGCCTGCAGACAGCGGACCTGCAGTAGCCCAGAATACTGAGTATGTCGGTGATGAGGCTTGCAAAACCTGTCACAGTGACGTTCACTCTGCTTGGAGTGAAACCAGCCACGGAAACTTTATCAAAGATGTAACCAAAGACCCAAAGGCTTTACCTGGAAACTTTGAAGGCAATTATCCTAAGATGTTAAACTTTAAAGCCGAGGACATTCAATATGTTCTTTTGGGTAAACCCGGCGCTCTGAAGGTACAGGAATTGGTCGGCAAGAAAGGTACCTTCGGTGTACCGGCTGATGATTATCCTGTTATGTGGGCATCCTGGGATGCCGGCAAGGGAGAATGGGAAATTGAAGCTGAAGCCATTGGCGAAGGCACTCCCTGGCTCAGCACCTGTGCGGGCTGCCACGTAACCGGATTGACTGTTCCTACCGACAAGAATCCTAAAGCCGCAAAGGCTTTTGCCGGTTTTGGTATTACCTGTGAACAGTGCCATGGCCCCGGCGCCAAGCACATTAAAAATCCACGGGGCGAAAAAATGGTTATATCTTACGATGCGGAAAACTGCGGTCAGTGTCACAGCCGCGGAGATTCTGTTGCCAAAACGCCTGATGGGAAGCCTTTCGGTTATCCGTATAATGACGAAGGCCAGTACGTACCCGGCAAGAAACTGGCGGATTATTACACTGTAGTTTCTGTCGAGGGAGACAAGGAAGGTAAATTGTTCTGGCCTACCAAGCATGCGAAAAACTCTCACCATCTGCAGTATCCTGAATGGCTGATGACCGGCCATGCTACTGCCCTGGAAACTCTGAAAGGAAATGGCCATGCTCAGGACAGGTGTCTGAAATGTCACTCTGCTGAAGCTTACCTCGCCAAAGAAGGAACCACTGTAACGATGAATGATGCCAAGCTTGGCGTAACCTGTCAGGTTTGCCACGCTTCTCATGACCCAGCGGCTACCAAGGAAGCGTTCTTAAGGAAACCCAAAACGGAAATTTGTACTCAATGCCACAATGCGGAGGGGGGCATAGTGGCAGGTAAAGAAGTACACCATCCGCACAAAGAAATGAACGAAGGCAAAATCGGTCTTGGATTCCCCGATTCTCCAAGTGTAATGTATAAGGCCGGCGTAACTTGTGTTGATTGCCACATGCCCAAAACTGCAGGACCCAAAGCCAGCCACCTGATGAAGGTAGTTATGCCCAAGGACGGCAAAGCAAACGGCATGCCTGATTCCTGTTCCTCCTGCCATCCGGGAGCAAGCCAGGATTACCTGCAGAATGTTATTGATACCTGGCAGAATGACATTAAAGGTCGGTTAGCCAAGGTGAAGGCTAAGCTTGACGCCAAGAAAGCCGCTGCCAATACCCAGGCTTATAAAGAGGCCCTTACTTATTACTCCATTGTAGCTGCTGACGGTAGTAACGGCGTACATAACTATGATCTGGCCGTTAAGCTGTTAACCGCTGCGGAACAGAAACTCCAATAA
- a CDS encoding phenylacetate--CoA ligase family protein gives MDLNGILIRRIYFPLMEIFKGNKIRTYLNYLHETEKMSAEELKRLQAEKLKGLLTHCLTRVPAYKEYEFLLDSVENAPFEVLTKLPVLTKKHFSENSELYFPEGQSKQGLIPNRTGGSTGEPVKFYMDRKTVEYYEAARWRGLSWWDIRPGDPSVMLWGSPIELSQKQRWSYELKERYLKNRIVISAYDLKESELERHVKLIEKFQPVYFYGYASALDLFAQMLLDRGITLQGKFKGVVSTAETLFDFQRERIERAFGCKTINEYGARDGGIIAYQCPEGSMHVTAENAVIELLDMDTLQPVKQGQSGLVAVTDLNNRVMPRLRYLIGDVAVWQKQPCECGRPLPVFTEIKGREDDIFVTTAGTYVHGHYFNHIARNLDGISKFQIIQKDRQRVHLKIVPGNNFNEEEIRFFAQKIREVMGNIELTVQYTDKIPAAASGKVRYAVREFPLR, from the coding sequence ATGGATTTAAATGGTATTTTAATAAGAAGAATCTATTTTCCTTTAATGGAAATTTTTAAAGGAAACAAAATTAGGACCTATTTAAATTACCTGCATGAAACTGAAAAAATGTCTGCTGAAGAATTGAAAAGGTTGCAGGCAGAGAAATTAAAAGGATTATTGACCCACTGTTTAACCAGGGTTCCTGCTTATAAGGAATATGAGTTTTTATTGGATTCTGTCGAAAACGCCCCCTTTGAAGTATTAACTAAATTACCGGTTTTAACAAAAAAGCATTTTTCTGAAAACAGTGAATTGTATTTTCCGGAAGGACAAAGTAAGCAGGGATTGATACCAAACCGTACCGGTGGTTCTACAGGAGAACCGGTTAAATTTTATATGGACCGCAAAACTGTTGAGTATTACGAAGCAGCCCGCTGGCGGGGTCTTTCTTGGTGGGATATTAGGCCGGGAGACCCCTCAGTAATGCTTTGGGGCTCTCCCATAGAACTTTCCCAAAAGCAGAGATGGTCTTACGAATTAAAGGAACGATACCTGAAAAACAGGATTGTTATCAGCGCCTATGATTTAAAGGAATCTGAGTTGGAGCGGCATGTGAAACTTATTGAAAAGTTTCAACCCGTATATTTCTACGGTTACGCATCGGCTTTGGACCTGTTTGCACAGATGCTGCTGGACCGGGGGATAACTTTGCAGGGTAAATTCAAGGGAGTTGTATCAACAGCTGAAACTCTTTTTGATTTTCAGCGGGAAAGGATTGAACGGGCTTTTGGCTGTAAAACCATTAACGAGTATGGGGCTCGTGATGGGGGAATCATTGCTTACCAGTGTCCTGAGGGCAGTATGCATGTTACGGCCGAAAACGCCGTGATTGAGTTGTTGGATATGGACACACTGCAACCTGTAAAGCAGGGACAAAGCGGGCTTGTAGCGGTTACGGACCTGAACAATCGCGTTATGCCCAGGCTACGTTACCTGATTGGAGATGTGGCCGTTTGGCAGAAACAACCATGCGAGTGCGGCCGTCCTCTGCCTGTTTTTACGGAAATAAAGGGAAGAGAGGATGATATTTTTGTAACAACTGCCGGTACCTATGTTCATGGACATTATTTTAACCACATAGCGCGCAACTTAGATGGTATCAGTAAGTTCCAAATTATACAAAAAGACCGGCAGCGAGTACATTTAAAGATTGTGCCGGGCAATAACTTTAATGAAGAGGAAATCAGATTTTTTGCACAAAAAATCAGGGAAGTTATGGGAAATATAGAATTAACCGTCCAGTACACGGATAAAATTCCCGCTGCCGCTTCGGGCAAGGTGCGGTACGCTGTCAGGGAATTTCCGCTAAGATGA
- a CDS encoding DUF1015 domain-containing protein gives MAVIIPFRGLRYNLDRIGDLNNIVTPPYDVIDPAGQEMFYEKSPYNIIRLELGKKYPTDTPENNRYTRAAETLRAWVEESILVNDPKPSLYLYEQEFEARGEKKIRSGFIAGVQAEDYSKGDVLPHEETLPKHKADRLELMLTTEANFSPIFGLYADKEHKIETILEQAKGNRPPDEEAVDSNGVINRLWVISDEKAVQSIVELMKDKKIFIADGHHRYETAVNFGKEMAARGKEGFNYLMVALVNLYNEGLVVFPTHRLVNNIPDLNVERLLAGLQENFHVEEAKDITLPPFITELERRGAVNPSFGLYTQEGKFYWLTLKDISIVDRLDLPGHSAAWKQLDVSILHTLILEGLLGIGSKQRADESNLKYVREDDAAKAFVDSGEYQLAFFMNSTKVEEVTAIATGGEKMPQKSTFFYPKVITGMVMNNYKK, from the coding sequence ATGGCCGTAATAATTCCATTCCGGGGTCTGAGATACAACCTCGACAGAATAGGCGATCTTAACAATATCGTTACCCCACCCTATGATGTCATCGACCCGGCCGGGCAGGAAATGTTTTACGAGAAAAGCCCTTACAACATTATCAGGTTGGAGCTGGGCAAGAAATATCCCACTGATACCCCGGAAAACAACCGCTACACCAGGGCCGCCGAAACCCTGCGCGCATGGGTTGAGGAAAGCATCCTGGTCAATGACCCGAAACCTTCCCTTTATCTTTACGAACAGGAATTTGAAGCAAGAGGGGAAAAGAAGATCCGCTCAGGTTTCATAGCCGGAGTACAGGCAGAAGATTACAGCAAAGGCGATGTCCTGCCCCACGAGGAAACCCTGCCGAAACATAAAGCCGATCGCCTGGAATTAATGCTTACCACCGAAGCCAACTTCAGTCCCATCTTCGGGTTATACGCAGATAAGGAACATAAAATTGAAACCATCCTGGAACAGGCTAAAGGAAACCGGCCGCCCGATGAAGAGGCCGTGGACAGCAACGGTGTGATTAACCGTCTTTGGGTCATATCCGATGAAAAAGCTGTTCAATCCATTGTAGAACTGATGAAAGACAAAAAGATATTTATTGCCGACGGGCATCACAGGTATGAAACAGCCGTAAACTTTGGCAAAGAAATGGCCGCCAGGGGTAAAGAAGGGTTTAATTACCTGATGGTAGCCCTGGTCAACCTGTATAACGAAGGACTCGTTGTCTTCCCGACCCACAGGCTGGTTAACAACATCCCTGACCTGAATGTTGAGAGATTGCTGGCCGGTCTGCAGGAGAATTTCCATGTGGAAGAGGCAAAAGATATTACCCTGCCGCCGTTTATTACCGAGTTGGAAAGGCGCGGAGCTGTTAATCCCTCGTTTGGCCTCTACACCCAGGAAGGTAAATTCTACTGGTTAACCCTCAAGGATATCAGCATTGTGGACAGGCTCGACCTGCCCGGCCATTCGGCTGCCTGGAAGCAACTGGATGTTTCCATCCTACATACCCTTATTCTTGAAGGTCTGCTGGGCATCGGTAGCAAACAACGGGCTGACGAAAGCAACCTGAAATACGTCCGGGAAGACGATGCCGCCAAAGCCTTTGTGGATAGCGGCGAATATCAGTTGGCCTTTTTCATGAACTCCACCAAAGTGGAAGAAGTTACTGCCATCGCCACCGGCGGTGAAAAAATGCCGCAGAAATCAACCTTCTTTTATCCGAAGGTGATTACCGGCATGGTCATGAATAATTATAAAAAATAA
- a CDS encoding PHP domain-containing protein, with translation MAELEELGYLKENKHFGGTGMLEGLIDLHVHTTASDGTLTPAELIRYARGRNLAAVAITDHDTIDGLPEALKEAKQQGFELIPGVEISVEHPAGEMHILGYFVDINNRELAEALQELRRYREERNPRMLQKLRDLGMDISMAEVAEKAGGKVVGRPHFAAVMVEKGYVASFEEAFDKYLGAGKAAYVKKEKLTPRQGIELIQKAGGIPVLAHPKYLGYNSIELLIEELKNLKGYGLQGIEAYYSAYSPEETELYLKLAGDYGLLVTGGTDFHGSNKPEIEIGIGCGNLRIPYEILAPLKEAKKRLMK, from the coding sequence ATGGCGGAACTAGAAGAATTAGGATATTTGAAGGAAAATAAACATTTTGGGGGGACAGGTATGCTGGAAGGATTAATTGATTTGCATGTACATACGACTGCTTCGGACGGGACCCTGACTCCCGCAGAGCTTATCAGGTATGCCAGGGGAAGGAACCTGGCAGCGGTGGCGATTACAGACCACGATACTATAGACGGTTTACCGGAGGCTTTAAAAGAAGCTAAACAACAGGGTTTTGAGTTAATTCCCGGTGTAGAAATAAGTGTAGAGCACCCGGCCGGGGAGATGCATATCCTTGGTTATTTTGTTGATATAAATAACCGGGAATTGGCCGAAGCTCTCCAGGAACTGCGCCGTTACCGCGAAGAACGCAACCCCAGGATGCTTCAGAAGTTAAGGGACCTGGGCATGGACATAAGCATGGCGGAAGTGGCCGAAAAGGCCGGCGGGAAAGTGGTCGGTCGTCCGCACTTTGCGGCAGTTATGGTCGAAAAAGGTTATGTGGCAAGTTTCGAGGAAGCCTTTGATAAATATCTTGGTGCAGGGAAGGCCGCTTACGTAAAAAAGGAGAAACTAACGCCCCGGCAAGGAATCGAACTGATTCAAAAGGCCGGTGGCATACCTGTTCTGGCCCACCCCAAATATCTTGGGTATAATTCCATAGAGTTGCTCATTGAGGAGCTTAAAAATTTAAAGGGTTACGGTTTACAGGGTATTGAAGCATATTACAGCGCCTATTCGCCCGAAGAGACGGAACTGTATCTGAAACTGGCGGGAGATTACGGGCTTTTGGTTACCGGAGGCACCGATTTTCACGGTTCCAACAAGCCTGAGATAGAAATTGGTATAGGCTGCGGGAATCTGAGAATTCCATATGAAATTCTTGCGCCGCTTAAAGAGGCGAAAAAGCGTCTCATGAAATAG
- a CDS encoding YkuS family protein yields MKRVAVEGTLGNISEYLSTQGYEIVSLDPHTQTGAELKNCDAIIVSGQDNNLMGMNTVLTDSPVINARGMSPEQVHDELKRRIGQVRY; encoded by the coding sequence ATGAAGAGAGTAGCTGTGGAAGGAACCCTTGGCAATATAAGCGAGTACTTATCTACTCAGGGTTATGAGATTGTAAGTCTTGATCCGCATACGCAGACAGGCGCAGAATTGAAGAACTGCGATGCCATCATCGTTTCCGGGCAGGATAATAATTTAATGGGTATGAATACGGTTTTAACCGATTCTCCTGTTATAAACGCAAGGGGGATGAGCCCGGAGCAGGTGCATGACGAACTGAAGAGGCGTATTGGTCAAGTACGTTATTAA